GAGAGAAAAATATGTAAAGACTGCTGCAAAACTGCTTAAGCATTTAGGCCAAGCCTGGAGACCAGGTGGCTTGCTGGATAGCGAAGCTGCAGGAGTACAACATTAATGCAGCACTGGGATACCGAGGCCCTGTGTAGACAGAACAGTGCACTGTGAGCACTGTGAGTGCTGTGAGAGGAAGGTTCAGGAATGGGACCCCCCCAATGACCACGAGCTGCCGGACATGGCTCCCAGACCCTGTGCCAACACGGGGACAGGAAGCCCATCCAGAACTCCAGGAGGTTCGCAGTGGATGCAGACCAGAGAACACCCCACCTGAGATGAGATGGCTGGGGACCCACCCTCATTACAAGCTCATTAATCAGTGGCCCAGCTTGCAAATTCAAGACGGTGTGCTGAATGGGCGCTGGGTGCACCCTGCATCAGGAGAGGGGCAGTGCCCTTGGCACTGAAGAGCCAGGTCTTCCCACGCCACGCTGAAGACTAGGCACATCACAGCCCACTCGGGGGTTAGGCATTTTGGGGTCACCAAAATCCTGGCCTGGCATAATGAAGGTGGGTATGACAAGATGGCGCAGACTGCTGTCAGTGCTAGGACTCCTGCACCACCCGAAAGGATCTGTTTTATTGAGCCAGTCACAATGAACCACTTCACGCGCTGGCGGAAAGCTTACACCCTTACATAAgcttattttgcattttgagcATTTTTTCATCCTCTAGAATATGCCAACTCAGTGACCCTTACTGTACAGTTTTCCCTCAAGGCTCACCCCTTCTTGCCTTTCCCTTCTATAAAGGCAGGGAgcaattttctttctttgtcttTGCCTTGGGTTATTCCAAGTGGATGCACTttgtctcttctctctctctagcATTAGCTAGAGCCAAATCACTGCAAAGAAAAGGGCCATAAAGTTGTCTTGTCGAACCTGAAGCAGGCTCTGCCTGCCTTTTATTCCCCACCTCATATAAACAAGACCATTTAATCCACAGAACAAACAagtattaacattttaagcatttataaaaaaaaatcctaacaatttttaaaaatgtcttggtGGCTTGTCAAAGTGCTGCAAGAGTGAATGTTGATAAAGGCGACGAGGTGCACACGTAACAGAGAACGATTATTTATTATACTAAAAGCGGGGCATTTATTCATACACCATACTCTTTCCTCACCCTAACCGGAAaatgaaataacacaaaacaaacgCATCTATACTGCACTACGCACCTGAGATAAAACGAATGTGAAAATAAACTGAACATACAAACATTGTTACTAATTCCCTGCTTTACTACTAACAATAAATTATCATTATCGTACCCTTTTAACTGTAGTTTATATTATTACTAACATTAGTAGAACTAGTTACACAAGTGGTCAAATCTAAATATAATACGTGAAAACCACTAATCTAAGCATATCTTAAACGTAGCTTAAAGACAATTTTCGTCTTTAAGCTCTATAACTTGCATTAGGctaaattaaaactgtttatACGCCATTAAACGTATTCGTCTTGTGTTGTTCAACGAGAAATTACTATTcaatagaaaacaaaagaaaagaatacCTTTTTCCCATTGACGAAGAACACCAGCTCGTCGCAAGTGGAATCCGAAGCCATCGCGTCCCCGATCAGCAGGGCAATGAAGTGCAGAATCCTACACAGGTGGATCTGTGCTTGAATTTCGAGGTTTTTAAATACCTGCCCATTTCCATTGAATACTGGGAAATCTTACTGAACTTGTCGCTTTTATATAACATATCGCATGACAGAAATGTCTCGTCTGATTTATATTATTTACTGATAACAACTTACATATAAAAACCTAAAGTTACTTTTCTCGTTTTCTCACACACTTTGGCTGTCTTAAAGTGCGTATCTGTTTATAAcaggtttattttttgcttttggaGATTTCACAATTTCGTCCAATAAAATGAATCACAATAACAATGTTTTTTGACGTTTCTGGTTCGTATCACTATTCCTTTTTTTGTACTGATGAGGGTCTGCGGCACTCTGTAAATAAACTTGCTTTCTATATTGTGAACGAAAATACaactttgataaaaaaatacattttaatgctacctaattaatatatactgtatgtatatgttaACGAAATGTACAATGTACTGCACTAtcagtttttatataaaatgccCTTGGTGTTTAACAAGTAGGATAACAATGAACTTCTTGTGTATCAGGAAAATGTATCTAAACacctgatttatttatttaaatccatACACGGTGTAATTCTtaagcattttattattttttgctgtCTTATAAGAAAATTCAAAATTAGTTTTAACCAGGATATAAAATAGAGACTACAATATCTAGTTCAGCTGCTGGTCCAGATTGaccaagtactgtactgtaggtgttgcGGTTCAGTGTTGAAGGGGGTCTCATACTATGCACAACACTTTGGGATAATTTGGGAGGGAAGGAATTATACTAGTTAGCTTGGTATTAactcttttttgtttaaaatttttCTGACACATTAAATTCAATTAGCCAGCAATTGGCTTCTTAAAGATTTTCTGCGATCTTTGGTTACAGTAACAgattgcagttacattttccTTCACACAATAATCGAAACTGTACAAGGTGTGTCCTAGTTAAGCTGTGGAGAGCAGCTGAGCGGCTTTTCGAATTCTAAACTTGCGTTACAGCTGCGGTCTCAGAATGTTATACCTGCCACAGCTGTATCTTGAGACTTTTTACAAATTATATTTGATGTAGGTATAGGGGTCTGTGACGTTTTGTGAGTGTGAGAAATGAAAGGACCGTCTACATTGtgaacaaaaatacatatacattttGTAACATTCATGTAATGCTACCTATGTTATACATATGGACAGGGACAGGCAGTTAATCGAAGTTAGTTTTGCACAAAAGATGCCAGTAGATACAAGAATTTCCAAGTTCAAAATAAAGTCTTCGATTCTTACATTAATAAAAAGGAGTGAAATCGTGTGGACGATTCTGAACGTGTGGTTGCGGGGACCTTTAGACATAAATCAGTCCACACCAATAGAACCTAAGATTCAGGAgcttaacttgttttatttaagaTAAAGGACAAGAAAACACCTAGCTCATTTTAGCTCTTACAAAATGTCAACCTACTATATTTAAAATTCGATTATATTTATCCTCGCTTAACCAAACAACTAACAGGGTGGTTACACTGCTGTGGTCTAAATGTTTGAGTTCCTACTCTCCAACCAGCTACCACCATAAAAATATCCCCTTTTATACTCAATACCTCAAGTGGGAATTTGCAATTAAAACGTCACTCTATTAAACACCATGTGAAACCAAGTTCACATACAGTCAAGTGATTCTTCGCCATATTTGGCGGCCTCTAGTGGTATGCCATTCGTCGTTACAAGACTCTGACCTGCAGGCACTCTGCCACAAACGGTGGTAAATGTTTAATGAATATAGCCCACTgtcttttataaaataatcttGAATCATATCTGCTTGTAAACCATTGACAAATCTGTCCCCTGGGGCCTAGATCATCTTTACAATGAgtgaagaattaaaagcaaTATCGAGATAATCTCCTTTTTTTGTCCAATtagtgaagtacagtacagtccttTGCAATTGGTAGTGCTCTGGGCTTACAGTTAACCTGTAATTTGGTTTACTGGTTGGAATACTGGTCCTTTGGTTTTGAAAAGTTCCAAAACTTTAAAGTTTTTGAATGGATGGTGTCCTCAAAGATGAGACCTCCTCTAACAGGTGTTAAGGGAAAAGCATGAAAAACATGTCAGAAAAGTCCTTTGTTTGAAACTTGACCAAAtttgaaacagtttttacaGTAGTCTTCAGTTAATTACACATTGAAATTAATCTTAAAAGGATTAATATTGCAGCAGAGGCACTTTCCACTGGTAAGAgaaggttttatttaatttaatcctCTTTTTCTCAAAACGTACAGAATTACAGGGACACCAGGGAGAGTGGGAGTTTATTACACAGCTGGTCTATAATACACAAAACAATAAACAGCCGCAACAACTCTGTGGGCAGGCTGGTCTTTAACTCTGCTGACTGCCACTTGAGACTGTTAAAGGCCTGTTTTAGTTTTAGAGAGCAGGTTATAATATTTACAATAATTATAGATAGATAGTTAATTATAGAATAGATAATTGATAAGGTATTCAGAAGAACTCTCAGGAGTGTTATTAGTTTGTCACTTGGTACACTAGGGATGTTGGTGTTAAGATATGTTTGCAATATTTTGGGAATAAAGCATCCGATTTGAGAATTATTTGCCAttgtgggttttcagttgcacaGATCACTGGAGCTTCCTTTGGGTGGGGTCTGTCACAAACTCTTTTTGCTTAATTGAAAACTCTGCTGTACCGGTATTTCTTGTTAAAGGAATGATGGGATGTACAGCAGATAACAATGTAAATGAATGTGTTGTGTTGATCCCACCCAATTCTTAGTGATGTTTGGAACCATGCATACAGGTGATACACTAAACCTTGTTTTAGaatctttaaaatattgttttagaatTATAACATCATGATCAGGTTAAGGTATATACTTACTAGACAAAATATGTTTGGTGTTTCAAAAACTGTAACCAAATTTTTCTATAAATGATAACATAGTTATACAATGTGATTCATATTACACAACCAACAAAGATAAGGTCTCATAATTTAAATTACTTAATGTTAAGTGATGTGACAGGACATGTCCTTACAGGATTTTTAAAGTAGGAGGGTATAGGAtagtcatacatactgtacatgcagctgTAAGGTTAAAaaagtgctttttattttactgtgcaGTGAGGGAAATCAAAATACAAcacaaaccaaaacaaaaacagagctcCTTTTTGAGCTTCTGACTGTATTTTTCACATAACCCCTTTCTATCATACCAGACAGCCTAGCtgtttaatacaattttaaaacacttcagTCTCTCTCTGAGAcccttcaagaaaaaaaaaacgtccacAACATCTCAAGAACTCCTAGCTCCTAGGTTCACAGTTCCACAAAACTCACCGATTCCTTACGATCACAGTCAGTTCTTCACCCCCCGGTGAATGAAGCAGACAGAGGACCTGTCTTGTAACCTGCTGACAGCTGATAACCTCCAACAGGTAACCTCCAGTTACTGCTTTTTAAATGATCATCTCACTTGTTATCCAGCAAATGGGAGCAGCTCATTTCACCAAAACCTCCCACAGAATGTAAATCAGACAAGGTATCCATCGTGCTGTGCTCTCACGGTGGTTATGtgtaaataatatatacaatattaataacCAGATTATTAATGCCATTTTTAGACACCTATCTCTCATCAGAGTTTGGGCATTCTGGTGATACTGTACAGATCTAGATACATCTGAATTAATACACCTAcagttttcaaacttttaagtttttagttttattatatctacagtatgtaacatctATAATGTTTGTTTGGTGTTATGGGCTAAATCTGACAGCTCATCTCATAATATGAGACTTACCAGTATAATAATGGCAGAAACCAGAAATTGATAAAACATATTCCAAAGCTAACAGATATATACTGCTAATGTGGTGTCACAAAATGCCCAGAGGATATACAGTTTTGATATCTAATACAGATAAATATTTTGATGAAAAAACTTgacaaattattttactttctgaaaaaaaaacagatgtttcaatatttgtttgaaaaaattaaGCAAAAAAGGGATTTAATGGCAAGAGTCACTCCATCTCCCACTCCTCTAAAACCCTCCTGTGCTTCCCAGTTTCATTCTTCAGGACCACTGAGTTACTCCATGACCCTGGAGGACTCATCATTCCACCTCGCATTACAGCACAATTCCTAATTAGCCAGTTTACCTCAGTCTATTCAAGGCTGCTTTACACACTTGTCTTTGCTCAGTATTAGATTTATCCTGGCTAGATTTATCCTTTCTATCGCTGTGACTTTCTAGTTGTTAattggcttcctgaccctggtttgttcCCCGACTACGATTTTGGCATTATACCGATTGTACTGGTTTTGACTCTTGGCTTCCTCATGGCTTCCGGCTCTGCTTCTGGTTTTTGTACTTTTGCCTGGCTTGATTACCTACTGTATGGCTTACAGACCTCGGATTGCTCGCTCGACTACGCCTCTGGGAAATGATCTGGTTTCTGCATAGGGTCGTCACTACTACTTCGTAACACACTGTACCTGCTGGTTTTCGTTCTAGTCAAGCTTGCTAACTGAGCCCTTAGACTAATGAGATGCATATTTGGACCTTTTTCAAGGTATTTATCAGTGTGACTCGTTCGGCCTGTGGGTGAAAGTACAGTCCATCACCAGTCTCTGGCAGCTTGCGGATCAGGCAGATTGGCACAGTTTTGGAAACCTGCTACCACCTTTGAGTGAGTGTAGGCAAACTCCCAGATGCTGACAAGATATCAAATTATTGCTGCTGGCTGCTCCTATCATGCCTGGCTTTCTTCTTTCAGCCCTTCTTTTCATGAGCTCTTCATTTGGTATCAGAGGGTCACAGAGTCATCGCCAAATGTGTCCATCCTGGCGCAGCGCTGTGACCAACCACTGCCTCCATGGAGGCCCAGCGATGCCTGACCCCTTCAGCAGACATCTGACCACCTTCTGCTTTTTATTTGGCCACAGGGCGTTCTGATTCAGCCACCTTAACTAGCAGGCATCTAAAACTGACCCAACTGACCCTCTACCAGGATCTACCTGGggggattccagcagggtacaAGTCACCTTGGGCTGGCTGTGAAGGGGCCTGGACGAGATCTGCATGGCTTGCCCCTCTGTGTTCATTCATATACATCACCTCAACGGCTCCTCCTTGATCAGTGAGTTCTCAGGTCCTACAGCTTGCCTTGGACCCTCCAGCTCTGCACTCTCCTGTTTTTGTGCACCTGTAGCTCCACAGGTGATGATTGTATTGTATTCATTCCTTATAAAGAACTGCTGGGCTCCCTTCCACAATCCTGGCTTGCTGAAAAGGAATACAATCATTATCCTTTTAGTCACTCTCAGCCAGCCTCCTTTTGTCGCTAACAGTTGGCATAGATTCTATACAACGGAGGGTGTGTTAGAGTGACATCCcccttgatgatgatgataatgacatttttttttcagggcacTGAAGACAGCCCAGCATTATCTAACAACTAATTGATGACCCCCCCACTTTTTAATGTTACACTAATAAATAaatctatatttattttaatatcaacTCTGGGTATTATCTTTTCACATGCATTTAGATCCTCAGTTATTCTGTTGTTCCAAACGACCGTGTCTTTGCTCCGGGCCCTTATTCTACACTTCTAGGATTCGAGGGGGTGACATTACTATTACTATAACACGCATTGAGCTCAGTGCACTGTGCCCTGTTCCAGATACAATCCTTACTTTGTCTGAATTGGGGAGAAAATATTGTGTCAGCTAACAAAACATGACACCTGACTTCATCACATACCTAAAAAAGATACTTCTAAAATCAGTTGCTTTAGTGAATTTAAAGTAGTGATTTGTTGTGGATAGAAGCATTTTAATAATGCAAGCTCCCTTCATTTACTTTACTCAATCTATAATGCCACACATATGTACAAAATCTCATATCAAATATATgacattttgaaacaaaaagcTGAAAGATGTTCCCTTTAAACACGCAGAAAACCCTTGCAGATCAAGagtggataataataataataataataataataataataataataataataatagcttacacttatatagcgcttttctggacactccactcaaagtgcttttacaggtattggggactcccctccaccaccaccaatgtgcatacacctggatgatgagacggcagccatagtgcgccagaacgctcaccacacatcagctatcagtggggaggagagcagagtaatgaagccaatttatagagggatAGCCAGAGTCCTGTAGGTTTTACTATAGATGTGTCTTGTGCCTTTCAAATTAACACCTGATTAAGTTCTGAAAACCACAGCCGATGTAACGCCTAATCCATTTACTTAGTTCAATTAAACCATAaaaatttggaaaaagaaataGTGTGCTCATGGACTGGAGTTACGTAGTCTTGATGCACAGCATGTTATAAACGTAAACGGATTCAAGGAATAATTTACTACTACCACAAGATGGCGATAGGTCATAtaagcattttctttctttttttaaaaaaaggcgcTAGGGATGTAGACAGCTTTCAGCGGAAGTGACAAAAAAGTAGGAAGTTGAAGATGGAGGCTGCAGTGTTCATTCTGTCTTTAATCGATTGTTGTGCTTTAATTTTTCTGTCAGTTTACTTTGTATCCTTTAATTTAAAGAGTTGAAAGCTTTGTTTGTAGCAAATCATTTTGGCGTTACTGTAAGGGGTCTTTGATTGCCCACAGTTTATAAATTGTGGTGGGTAGTTTCGCGGTACTGGTCTGTAGAACGATGTTGTTCAGAATACACTTCACAGTTTATTACATACGCTTTTGATAAATTTATACTGGATAGTTGTTTAACCTGTTAAACCTGGCTGAATTAACTTGATTTAGTATTGCTGGTGATATACAGATTAGGTTGTTTTCTGTTAAACAACTGTGATTGTGCACAGCGAAAGGGTGCTTTTCTGTAGGTTTTCTAATTACAATTGACATGCCTTCGGTTTTTAGGACTGGTACTAGCCAACCAGGCACTGTTCATTTCAGCCGTCCTCTGTAATTACAATTGTTTGCTGAAATCTCTCTTTAATTGTTACTATTTACTGTTCTTGATGTTCAGGCTGAATAGTCAGCTTTTGCAGTGTCTACAGAAATACCAGTATTACCATTTGTTTTTAGCGTAGTttgaatacaaagaaaaaaacttatAGGGGCATtgcgttacaaaataatataatttatagTAAATTAATACTGAAGATCGAATTTTAAAGTAATTGTAAAAGAGGCTTGGTTTCTGTGTTCTATGTTAAGCTTTGCATCTTATTTTACAGTGTTGACCAAATGTTACATTCAGCATTGCTACTATTAATGAAAAATAGAATGTGTACTGACAGATGCTTCTTCTGGCGTGATTGCACAGGATGTACCTAACCACCTATGTGCCTGACATCTTATTTAGATTTATTACAGAAGAGTTTACAGCTGCTGTGTCTGAAAGAAGGAAACTGCCTGAGAGAGGTCTAAGACAAATGTATTGTTTCAGCACGTTTCCTTAACTTGTATTGCAGATAATTACTCTTTCTGATCTAGAATGTGATTATATTAATGCAAGAGCTTGCTGTTCCAAATTAAACAAAGtaagttgtttttgtttcaaaatgttaccaggtttgtgtgtgtttacCTGTTTTTTCAGCTCTGAATGTTGAGAAATGTCtggtgtacatacagtatgcactaaAACTTAAACGTGGTGTAAGGAATTCTCCTGGTATTCAGCCTCtgctaaaataaatgtgatttacACCTTAATGTTACATGGCAAGACATGTTTATTACATTATTCTGACTTGTTTATTACACTACCTCAAAGAAACCAAAAAGTTGGTTTCCAATCAAGATACTAAATAGGATACAAGAAACCTTTATAATTAAAAGCTTTGTTCAGAATTACCACCCTGATGACTAGTCTGGAAATTCAAAAAGTGAAGGAATGAGTCAGTAAGTTAATTACTGAGTATGCAGGAAGGTTTATTACTAAAAACATGACATATTGATTTATTGGGTACAATTTTCTATGACGAGAAGCCATCGAGTAAGAGAATTGTAAGATCAGCTGTATTGTTTGTCTTGTAGTGGATTGTGCCAGAATTGGTTGGTCAGGCGATAGCCACAGTTCTGATGCTTGTTTCATTGCATTGGTTCATCTTCCTTCTCAACCTGCCTGTTGCATCCTGGAACGTCTACAGGTGAGTTTCTACATCTCTTCTGTTAAGCCTCTATCCCTGGTGTTAGGCAAAATTCTAGTAGTTTACTTTAAGCCAATCACGTTCATGTCTTTTCTTATGGAGCAGTGGCAGCCCTTTTTTATTCTTACTGGCCTCTTTAAGCTAGTCATGTTTATTTTGGATAGAAAAGCTTGCTTAATATAAGTATATATTTCTCATGTTTTGGTACCCAACACAGTTGTGACCAGCACAGGCCATTATTTCTGAAAGCTGGGTTAACCGTTACTCTGTGAGAGTTGATCCTTTTCCCTGTGAGGTCTTGACGTTATGGTAATGTAAATAGGTTAAccgtttgaaaaaaaaatcagtgttagctCCAGTAAAATGCAGGGATTCTGGAGCACTTTTGGTCCTGACCACTGTGCTTCCACATTTTTATGCATCATGCTCTTGAGCGTTTCATAGCACTTGATAAGTCTTATGATCCCCTACGTCTcttgttgctttttttaagcaaaaaacaaatagtacacaaatttaaataaacatcACAAGATCACTGCGCAGCTTGAACTTTAGTTGAGAGTTTTAGGTTATCTCCTGCTTGTTTTCTTAAGCGTATGCAATTGGACAGGAAACACACTTACAGCTCTATTCTGGGCCTGGATGTCCAACACATAATTCCATGCagcaatataaaaacaaaactgttggCAAAATCTTGAGTTAAGTGTTGGATTTTTTAAGTTATTAAAGTAGAAATGTCATcctgaaaaatatttatctgtGACTCATCACCTACCTCCGCTCTTCATAATCTTTTTGCAGGTGATGGAAATGAAATGATGCTTAAAATTGCTACAACTTTGGCGTGTTGTGTAGACCTTTGTAAAATCTTGAAAACTGCAGTGTGTCATCCTTTGTGTCAAGGGAAATAACCCATGTTAAATCTAAGACAGAACTAATGATTGTTCATGCTATCATAAAACAGCTAAAAACAAATGAGGCTCATTTAGATTTTAgcataaaaatcacattttacaatgtatactttttgtttctgaaagatAGGCAATTCAAAGATATATTTGGTCAGAAATCTCAAAATGATTACTGGCCGGCCGGTTTTGTAGTGTTTTCCAGAAATGGATTGCAGAATGCACTTGGTTAAGAAACATACTTATATTGTTTCATTTAGGCAGTAAGTATTGTAATAGTCAAAGTATTTTTGCCCTCTTAGTGCACAGAGATCATAATTAATGTAATTTGTATGCTGTTTTCATCCAAAAAGATCACAAAGTACTCTAGTAGAGGGACTAACTTCATAGGGAATGAGTGTTGGTTTTCCCTTCTTTTCTTCAGATTTTTGAAGGTCCCAATGGGTAATATGGGAGTGTTTGACCCTACAGAGATTCACAATCGAGGGCTGCTGAAATCCCATatgaaggaggccatgatcaaACTTGGGTTTCACCTGCTGTGTTTCTTCATTTATCTCTACAGGTGAGGGCTTTCTCCATGCatcttttttgtgtattttacatGCAGCACTAAACTGATACTGGCAGTATAAGTACTGCTCAAGTCATCTTGATGCCTTTTTGTCTATTACTGAGATTTGAATtcccttgtttttttcccccgctACTTGCTATTCAACATTCTGCGAAgcgcaaaataacataatttagAAGAAATAGTTTGTACTTGAAGTGCTGTCAAGTTTTCATAGTGCTGGAACTTGAGGAAAGATTGAAACAAGTAAAAGGATTTCTGTGTAGATGGAGTTGATAGATTATTCAAAAATCCAAGTTCAAATTACATGCTGGATAGTATAAAAATAGTTTCCAGCACCCTTGTATCTTTTAAGGTAGTGAATGAATGATACTTATTAAACTAAATGTATCTTGgcttgcatttattttaaacatgaaatCCTTTCAGATTAATGCCAAATCACCAGGAAGTGAGAAATGGTGGAATTGTACAAGAtgcattgaaaagaaaaacagtagcAGGAATAAGTAAAACTTTAATTTGTAGGTTTTTGGGAAAACTAGAAAGAAATTAATTTCAGCCATGGATTCTTATTTATGAGTGCTTGAAACAAGATATGACTTCCCTGCCCTTTGAATTTTAGTGTAATTGTTTGGTACAGTTTTTTAACTATTTTCTTTATTGTAATTAAACTTAAGTAGAATTGAAAGCTCAGTTAAGTACTCTGCTTTCCTGTTCCTTGAATGATTTCTTTGGTATAAGTTattttttcctcaagtccaAATGTGAAGCACTTTTCTGAAACGTaaagatctttttttattaaaaaaatgattaaggTACGTTTTGCAGACTTATTccttttataatattttgtttgaCAAATTCTAGTGTTTTCTTACACCAGaattttcattgcttagttATGTCTTTTAAATGTCAATTCTTCGGGTCTCATACTGACCCCTTCTTAATGGTGCACTGGTACATGGTCtctattaattttattaatattgagtTGTGCTGCCAGTATTATCTATCATTTTATCCTGCATTCACTAACCTAGCTCCTGTTTTCCACAGTATGATCCTGGCATTAATAAATGACTGACGCCCAATTCACCTTTCAACTCCAGCTGCCAAATCATAAGTCGTCTGCTCTGTTGAGCTGCAATCAATCTCAGTGGTCTCTTTGTTCATTATGTTTTTACATACACTGCCATGCAAGAATAAAATATCCCTGCAAAGTCATTAGAAATTGAATTTGAATAATCCATTCGTGTGTGGAACTTTTTGCATAAGAAACACAGCTTTGTTTTGTGGTCACGACAGAGCTAAAGTGAAAACTGGACCctgcagtaataaaaaaaacttgattgTGCCTAATGTGGTTAAACTACTACTTGCTGCATGATTGTGGAGTTTATTCTTTCAGAGCAGTGTGTATACAACAGCCCTAAGTAACCTATTACATGCATAACTTTGGTCATGTTCTCAAAAAGAAGGACTTCCCTAGTTGGTACCTACGTGCTATTTTTCCAGTGATCAACCATGACGTATCCCCTGTCAGCAATGTTTTGTCCAGTAAACAAGCTATGTTTCTTTAAACCACCATTACCTTACGATCCAACCACTCTGGAGCTCAATTTGTCCAGTTAAATAACTGGGTCAGAAGCCAATCTGAATAAGGGCCTTAAGACTCTGTGACCCTTGTGGTTGGGGGCTGCTTCCACCCCTTCCTGACTACATGCTGAGTGTTTTCCCATGAGTTTACATTGATGAGGTTTAGTCATCTGAGCCGAAGAACACAAATCACAGACCGCAGAAGAGCTGTACCTGAAAAAGAGActcaaaaaaactaataaaactCATAAAGAAAAGCTGAATTTCATGAATCACACACCAGAGAGGAGATGCACATATTGTACATTTGTTCATATGCCTACGAGGTGGTGGTGCAGTACTGTAGCACTTCTCTTTTCAAACAACAATCAGATTTACTTATGCCATGTTTGTATTCAGCAAATGTTGATTTGAAAGCTGCAGTGTTTGTTGTACAAagatttataaaatattcagaCTTTGTAGAGttgatcttttattttttaaaagcttttgagACATGCAAATATAAATTTTGACTTTCTCCAAATAAa
This genomic window from Lepisosteus oculatus isolate fLepOcu1 chromosome 2, fLepOcu1.hap2, whole genome shotgun sequence contains:
- the cnih4 gene encoding protein cornichon homolog 4, whose amino-acid sequence is MEAAVFILSLIDCCALIFLSVYFIITLSDLECDYINARACCSKLNKWIVPELVGQAIATVLMLVSLHWFIFLLNLPVASWNVYRFLKVPMGNMGVFDPTEIHNRGLLKSHMKEAMIKLGFHLLCFFIYLYSMILALIND